A single region of the Anaerostipes rhamnosivorans genome encodes:
- a CDS encoding dihydroxyacetone kinase subunit DhaK — protein MNRIVNNPDYAVEDMLKGFVKTHKDIVAPTEDPRVLKYKDAPVEGKVGIVTGGGSGHKPAFIGYIGKNMCDAVAVGEIFSSPTAKAFLDAMKEADSGKGVACLYGNYAGDNMNVKMAMRKAKKLGIDVKTVVANDDCASAPKDELEKRRGVAGEVLMWKIGGAKASMGADLDGVIAAAQKAIDNTRSVGIGTAPCTIPAVGHPNFEIKDGTMEVGIGHHGEPGINVQPLKTASEIADEMLDIILPDLPFAEGDEVVVLLSGLGATPVMEQYIVYDRVEEVLTEKGISVHKAYVGNYFTSLEMMGVTLTVMKLDDELKECIDMPCDSVGLKQL, from the coding sequence ATGAATCGAATTGTAAACAATCCTGATTACGCTGTTGAGGATATGCTGAAAGGATTTGTAAAGACACACAAGGATATTGTGGCACCTACAGAAGATCCCCGTGTCCTGAAATATAAAGATGCACCGGTGGAAGGAAAAGTGGGAATTGTCACCGGAGGAGGTTCCGGACATAAACCAGCGTTCATCGGTTACATCGGAAAGAATATGTGTGATGCGGTAGCTGTGGGAGAGATTTTCTCATCACCTACGGCCAAAGCTTTTTTGGACGCCATGAAAGAGGCTGATTCAGGAAAGGGTGTTGCATGTCTTTACGGAAATTATGCCGGAGACAATATGAACGTCAAAATGGCTATGAGAAAAGCAAAGAAACTGGGAATCGATGTAAAAACAGTGGTTGCCAACGACGACTGTGCATCTGCTCCGAAGGATGAGCTGGAAAAACGCCGCGGTGTCGCCGGGGAAGTCCTCATGTGGAAGATCGGAGGCGCAAAAGCTTCCATGGGAGCAGACCTTGACGGTGTCATCGCCGCGGCACAGAAAGCCATCGACAACACCAGATCCGTAGGGATCGGTACTGCACCGTGCACCATCCCGGCAGTGGGACATCCAAACTTTGAGATCAAAGACGGGACCATGGAAGTGGGAATCGGACATCACGGGGAGCCGGGCATTAATGTACAGCCTTTAAAAACTGCAAGCGAGATCGCAGATGAAATGCTGGATATCATTCTTCCGGACCTTCCTTTTGCAGAGGGTGACGAAGTTGTAGTGCTCCTCTCAGGATTAGGCGCCACACCTGTCATGGAACAGTACATTGTATATGACCGTGTAGAAGAAGTTCTCACTGAAAAAGGAATCAGTGTGCACAAAGCATATGTAGGAAATTATTTTACTTCTCTTGAAATGATGGGTGTCACACTCACTGTCATGAAGCTGGATGACGAACTGAAAGAATGCATCGACATGCCTTGCGACTCTGTCGGCTTGAAACAGTTGTAA